One genomic window of Halorubrum hochsteinianum includes the following:
- a CDS encoding phosphoglycerol geranylgeranyltransferase — MTNPWDDWDHVLKVDPDKDLRPGETFEDVCRTGTDAIEIGGTLDVTAEKMSRVVDAAAEYDVPLYQEPSNPGVVIDSPALDGYLIPTVFNAGGPFWITGAHKEWVRIDDLDWSRTHTEAYIVLNPDASVAQLTEADCDLTADDVGAYAKVAERMFGQEIVYVEYSGTFGDTEKVAAAGDALDDATLFYGGGIHDYESANEMAAHSDVIVVGDLLHDEGVDAVRETVKGAKDA, encoded by the coding sequence ATGACCAACCCGTGGGACGACTGGGACCACGTGCTGAAGGTCGACCCCGACAAGGACCTCCGGCCGGGCGAGACCTTCGAGGACGTCTGCCGGACCGGGACGGACGCGATCGAGATCGGCGGGACCCTCGACGTCACCGCGGAGAAGATGAGCCGCGTCGTCGACGCCGCCGCGGAGTACGACGTGCCGCTGTACCAGGAGCCGTCGAACCCGGGCGTCGTGATCGACTCGCCCGCCCTCGACGGCTACCTGATCCCGACCGTGTTCAACGCGGGCGGCCCCTTCTGGATCACCGGCGCGCACAAGGAGTGGGTCCGCATCGACGACCTCGACTGGAGCCGGACCCACACCGAGGCGTACATCGTGCTGAACCCCGACGCGTCGGTCGCCCAGCTGACCGAGGCCGACTGCGACCTCACCGCCGACGACGTGGGGGCGTACGCGAAGGTCGCAGAGCGCATGTTCGGCCAGGAGATCGTCTACGTCGAGTACTCCGGCACGTTCGGGGACACGGAGAAGGTCGCGGCCGCCGGCGACGCGCTTGACGACGCCACCCTCTTCTACGGCGGCGGCATCCACGACTACGAGTCGGCCAACGAGATGGCCGCCCACAGCGACGTGATCGTCGTCGGCGACCTGCTCCACGACGAGGGCGTCGACGCCGTCCGCGAGACGGTGAAGGGCGCGAAGGACGCCTGA
- a CDS encoding UvrD-helicase domain-containing protein, with product MTDTTVTRLFGGPGSGKTTALLDRVEEILETEDADVRDVLVVSYTRAAAAEIRERLAERLDISPRSLQGNVSTMHAKAYELLDLSRGDVVGEDDKEAFCEEYGIEFEDQNGGAGRRTARSTTIGNKIIATSQWLQRTERDVADWYDVPFQWNVEEVRLPPEEDPNAQEGNKYTPTWPSDDERIDIPETIRAWRAYKGDNDLVGFADMLERVAQRSLVPNVDYLIIDEFQDITTLQYNVFEEWRPHMEKVLIAGDDDQVVYAWQGADPDLLLDTDVDEDVVLPNSYRLPSEILNVVNAEIRHIDKRQEKDLHPRKEGGTVEAIESPSMIELVRNVRYTVEDDEGDVMCLFRARYQMFDFIDEFIDHGIPFSMLTDGRMWTDRVQDYVSAVEKAEAGDPVNGLEARRLADMLQESAFGTHDREEFYDYLDDREEAADADDVSLIDVSADTLDEYIPFMPDAASADDMVRKVTSFQRKSMGAYFDGEYQGMDPTRVRVGTIHSAKGREADHVFVGTDLTEKVVEQMAASIDDPTDVDGVEEFTKSTSPVPLLTDNERRVFYVGMSRARERLVIMESLISGAPTLPISVLLFDELREEPAQELVEEVQAELAVPEPEP from the coding sequence ATGACCGATACCACGGTGACGCGGCTGTTTGGGGGGCCGGGCAGCGGGAAGACGACCGCGCTCTTGGACCGCGTCGAGGAGATACTGGAGACCGAGGACGCCGACGTCCGGGACGTGCTGGTCGTCTCGTACACGCGCGCGGCCGCCGCCGAGATCCGAGAGCGGCTCGCCGAGCGGCTCGACATCTCGCCGCGCAGCCTCCAGGGGAACGTGAGCACGATGCACGCGAAGGCGTACGAGCTGCTCGACCTCTCGCGGGGCGACGTGGTCGGCGAGGACGACAAGGAGGCGTTCTGCGAGGAGTACGGCATCGAGTTCGAGGACCAGAACGGCGGCGCGGGCCGCCGGACCGCGCGGTCGACGACCATCGGGAACAAGATCATCGCCACCTCCCAGTGGCTCCAACGCACCGAGCGCGACGTGGCCGACTGGTACGACGTGCCCTTCCAGTGGAACGTCGAGGAGGTCCGGCTCCCGCCCGAGGAGGACCCGAACGCCCAGGAGGGCAACAAGTACACCCCGACGTGGCCCTCCGACGATGAGCGGATCGACATCCCGGAGACGATTCGGGCGTGGCGCGCGTACAAGGGCGACAACGACCTCGTCGGCTTCGCTGACATGCTCGAACGGGTCGCGCAGCGCTCGCTCGTCCCGAACGTCGATTACCTGATCATCGACGAGTTCCAGGACATCACGACGCTCCAGTACAACGTCTTCGAGGAGTGGCGGCCCCACATGGAGAAGGTGCTCATCGCCGGCGACGACGACCAGGTCGTCTACGCGTGGCAGGGAGCCGACCCCGACCTCCTCCTCGACACCGACGTCGACGAGGACGTGGTGCTCCCGAACTCCTACCGGCTCCCCTCGGAGATCCTCAACGTCGTCAACGCGGAGATCCGCCACATCGACAAGCGGCAGGAGAAGGACCTCCACCCGCGCAAGGAGGGCGGGACCGTCGAGGCGATCGAGTCGCCGTCGATGATCGAGCTCGTCCGCAACGTCCGGTACACCGTCGAGGACGACGAGGGCGACGTGATGTGTCTGTTCCGCGCCCGCTACCAGATGTTCGACTTCATCGACGAGTTCATCGACCACGGGATCCCCTTCTCGATGCTCACTGACGGGCGGATGTGGACCGACAGGGTCCAAGACTACGTCAGCGCCGTCGAGAAGGCCGAGGCGGGCGACCCGGTCAACGGGCTGGAGGCCCGGCGGCTTGCCGACATGCTCCAGGAGTCCGCGTTCGGGACCCACGACCGCGAGGAGTTCTACGACTACCTCGACGACCGCGAGGAGGCGGCCGACGCCGACGACGTCTCCCTGATCGACGTCTCGGCCGACACGCTCGACGAGTACATCCCGTTCATGCCGGACGCCGCGAGCGCCGACGACATGGTCCGGAAGGTGACGAGCTTCCAGCGGAAGTCGATGGGCGCGTACTTCGACGGCGAGTATCAGGGGATGGACCCGACCCGCGTCCGCGTCGGCACCATCCACTCCGCGAAGGGCCGCGAGGCCGACCACGTGTTCGTCGGCACCGACCTCACCGAGAAGGTGGTCGAGCAGATGGCCGCCTCCATCGACGACCCGACGGACGTCGACGGCGTCGAGGAGTTCACCAAGTCGACCAGCCCCGTTCCCCTGCTCACCGACAACGAGCGCCGCGTCTTCTACGTCGGGATGTCCCGCGCCCGCGAGCGGCTCGTGATCATGGAGAGCCTGATCAGCGGCGCGCCGACGCTCCCGATAAGCGTCCTGCTGTTCGACGAGCTCCGCGAGGAGCCGGCACAGGAGCTCGTCGAGGAGGTTCAGGCGGAGCTGGCGGTCCCCGAACCGGAGCCGTGA
- a CDS encoding DUF7311 family protein — protein sequence MIRVVLTVLVAVALLAASMPAVETARTATTAERIGTEADRLERALGDVVAGSTPVSDPATAARTTVLVRAPSGFAAADLDRVALVEPADRPDGVALAYRVDGGPERAFRIGTGPVPAAVHLVDAPIELRPGGTSRVRLRYVDDDGPTVRVDRIG from the coding sequence GTGATCCGCGTGGTGCTCACCGTCCTCGTTGCGGTCGCGCTGCTAGCCGCGTCGATGCCCGCGGTCGAGACGGCCAGGACCGCGACGACGGCGGAGCGGATCGGTACGGAGGCCGATCGGCTGGAGCGCGCGCTCGGCGACGTGGTCGCCGGGTCGACGCCCGTGAGCGACCCCGCGACCGCGGCGCGGACGACCGTGCTCGTCCGCGCGCCGAGCGGGTTCGCCGCGGCGGACCTCGACCGGGTCGCGCTCGTCGAGCCGGCGGACCGACCCGACGGCGTCGCGCTCGCGTATCGGGTCGACGGCGGGCCGGAGCGCGCGTTCCGGATCGGGACGGGCCCCGTCCCGGCGGCCGTCCACCTCGTCGACGCGCCGATCGAACTCCGGCCGGGCGGAACGAGCCGCGTTCGCCTCCGCTACGTCGACGACGACGGGCCGACCGTCCGGGTCGATCGGATCGGTTGA
- a CDS encoding DUF7533 family protein — translation MRLGLLDMIGLAASLVFALPLANYAVVRLFAGEVALGAGLLVVAVAMVVLPQYFLDPARILRRLLAGLLPRQLRSGDEPAAADSEGDSAER, via the coding sequence ATGCGACTCGGACTGCTGGACATGATCGGGTTGGCGGCGTCGCTCGTGTTCGCGCTGCCGCTCGCGAACTACGCCGTCGTCCGGCTGTTCGCGGGAGAGGTCGCGCTCGGCGCGGGGCTGCTTGTCGTCGCCGTCGCGATGGTCGTCCTCCCGCAGTACTTCCTCGACCCGGCGCGGATCCTCCGGCGGCTCCTCGCCGGGCTGTTGCCCCGGCAGCTCCGGAGCGGGGACGAGCCCGCCGCGGCGGACTCCGAGGGTGACTCCGCGGAGCGCTGA
- a CDS encoding M24 family metallopeptidase: MSGDRPESDRHAPAESAGGLRPLRTDLAPVVEAVRAAGASAFVAVGDRFDDGLRYLTRFSGPDRPYALVVVPSGDEAAERVGRAVLCAPALFREQAEREFVDAARDPDADTAAGGGARFHDGVGREVRTEGLGDHAGERAAAVVEDIVGGAENGGGSETEAGNRTVLTPASIAHDAAVYLERAGNDLSSTDAVETVRARKTPAEVDRIRRVQRATLDGIARAEAVLAESEVVDGGADADPAGGDRRPPLRWQGEPLTTERLRREVNRVLAAGGVRDAGNTVIGAGPSAADLHYVGDDPIRPGETVLLDVSPRGPAGYYGDATRTFVVDGDGGWERRAYVAVEAAREAALDEVEPGVPAKTVHGEAAAELTAYGFDPNADEDEAGFTHGTGHGVGVSLHESPSLSGAGELRPGHVVTVEPGVYDPEVGGVRLEDLILVTDDGYEVLAEYPFGIVPTARGDRG, from the coding sequence GTGAGCGGGGACCGCCCGGAGTCGGACCGCCACGCTCCCGCGGAATCCGCCGGAGGGCTCCGACCGCTGCGGACCGACCTCGCTCCCGTCGTCGAGGCGGTCCGCGCGGCCGGCGCGAGCGCGTTCGTCGCCGTCGGCGACCGCTTCGACGACGGCCTACGCTACCTCACGCGCTTTTCCGGTCCGGACCGACCGTACGCGCTGGTCGTGGTGCCGAGCGGCGACGAGGCGGCCGAGCGCGTCGGCCGGGCCGTCCTCTGTGCCCCCGCGCTGTTCCGCGAGCAGGCGGAGCGAGAGTTCGTCGACGCCGCGCGCGATCCGGACGCGGACACGGCGGCGGGCGGCGGCGCGCGGTTCCACGACGGGGTCGGCCGCGAGGTCAGGACCGAGGGGCTCGGCGACCACGCCGGCGAGCGCGCGGCCGCGGTCGTCGAGGACATCGTCGGCGGAGCGGAGAACGGTGGAGGAAGCGAGACCGAAGCCGGGAATCGGACCGTCCTCACCCCGGCGTCGATAGCGCACGACGCCGCGGTGTACCTCGAACGCGCGGGCAACGACCTGTCGTCGACGGACGCGGTCGAGACCGTCAGAGCGCGCAAGACGCCGGCGGAGGTCGATCGGATCCGACGCGTCCAGCGCGCGACGCTCGACGGGATCGCCCGGGCCGAGGCGGTGCTCGCGGAGAGCGAGGTCGTCGACGGCGGAGCGGACGCCGACCCCGCCGGCGGCGACCGTCGACCGCCGCTCCGCTGGCAGGGCGAACCGCTGACCACGGAGCGGCTCCGCCGCGAGGTGAACCGGGTCCTCGCCGCGGGGGGCGTCCGCGACGCCGGCAACACGGTGATCGGAGCCGGCCCCTCGGCGGCCGACCTCCACTACGTCGGCGACGACCCGATCCGTCCCGGCGAGACGGTGTTGCTGGACGTCTCCCCGCGCGGTCCGGCCGGCTACTACGGCGACGCCACGCGGACGTTCGTCGTCGACGGCGACGGGGGGTGGGAGCGGCGCGCGTACGTCGCGGTCGAGGCCGCCCGCGAGGCCGCGCTCGACGAGGTGGAGCCGGGCGTCCCGGCCAAGACCGTCCACGGCGAGGCGGCCGCGGAGCTCACCGCCTACGGCTTCGACCCGAACGCGGACGAGGACGAGGCGGGCTTCACGCACGGCACCGGCCACGGGGTCGGGGTAAGCCTCCACGAGTCGCCGTCGCTGTCGGGGGCCGGCGAGCTGCGTCCGGGCCACGTCGTCACCGTCGAACCCGGCGTGTACGACCCCGAAGTGGGGGGCGTCAGGCTGGAGGATCTGATCCTCGTCACCGACGACGGGTACGAGGTGCTCGCCGAGTACCCGTTCGGTATCGTGCCGACCGCGCGCGGCGACCGCGGGTAG
- a CDS encoding ATPase, T2SS/T4P/T4SS family: MNFGLTARVADAAGETPLRALPWVDEDADECRCEPTFREPVGTGVKDRVVLDVDADDCPGRGDLAASPACLAAVVEALTDRDADVIRTRFRGRERSYADAAADLLVAAGRFRERIGFHEERLADRVARDPLGAAREAAGRAGAAKRIAAETGLSAAAEALAGDAVESGEGPRLENVLRAHVGPTAATARVAAAPPPGATLVDRWTVPTGATIRRYEGDDALDTYHLTPPTVDLDADDVATLAAARDRLLDDPAGGDRAPGRAVRGAADGDAPVADLTEILRRHTHGYGAFEHVFADERVSDATVTAPVAENPLRVVLDGDRCRTNVRLPPEGAATLASRLRRASGRAFSRATPTLDATIESETGRVRVAAATDPASDGLSFTFRRGDPEAWTLARLVSADTLTPAAAGLLSVAVERGVTGLIAGGRAAGKTTALGSLLWELPAETRAIAIEDTPELPVGALADGGRDVQRLRVGDGAELAPADAVRTALRMGGGAIAVGEVRGEEARALYEAMRVGAAGETVLGTIHGEDPEAVEERVVTDLGVARSSFAATDLIAVLDSHRVESIVEVGDRDGGVSFDPLFERTDRGLVGTGRIDRGESRLIDGLAGSDESYASVLEAVDRRTDRIREAVRAGRTAPRRYARDDAVDGATGRPYGGDE, encoded by the coding sequence ATGAACTTCGGCCTCACCGCGCGGGTCGCCGACGCTGCCGGAGAGACGCCGCTGCGGGCGCTTCCGTGGGTCGACGAGGACGCCGACGAGTGTCGCTGCGAGCCGACGTTTCGCGAACCGGTCGGGACGGGCGTGAAGGACCGGGTGGTCCTCGACGTCGATGCGGACGACTGTCCCGGGCGAGGCGACCTGGCCGCGAGTCCGGCCTGTCTCGCGGCCGTCGTCGAGGCGCTGACCGACCGCGACGCCGACGTGATACGGACCCGTTTTCGGGGACGAGAACGGTCCTACGCGGACGCTGCGGCGGATCTCTTGGTCGCGGCGGGACGGTTCCGGGAGCGGATCGGGTTCCACGAGGAGCGGCTCGCCGACCGCGTGGCCCGGGACCCGCTCGGCGCGGCGAGGGAGGCGGCGGGGCGCGCGGGGGCCGCGAAGCGGATCGCGGCCGAGACGGGGCTGTCGGCGGCGGCCGAGGCGCTCGCGGGAGATGCCGTCGAGTCCGGCGAGGGTCCCCGCCTAGAGAACGTCCTCCGCGCGCACGTCGGACCGACGGCCGCGACCGCGCGCGTCGCGGCCGCGCCGCCGCCGGGCGCGACGCTGGTCGACAGGTGGACCGTCCCGACCGGGGCGACGATCCGACGCTACGAGGGCGACGACGCGCTCGACACCTATCACCTCACGCCCCCGACCGTCGACCTGGACGCCGACGACGTTGCCACGCTGGCCGCCGCGCGGGACCGGCTGCTCGACGACCCCGCCGGCGGGGACAGGGCACCAGGGCGGGCGGTGCGGGGGGCCGCGGACGGCGACGCCCCGGTCGCGGACCTCACGGAGATACTGCGGCGACACACGCACGGCTACGGCGCGTTCGAACACGTCTTCGCCGACGAGCGGGTGAGCGACGCGACGGTGACCGCGCCGGTCGCCGAGAATCCGCTCCGGGTGGTCCTCGACGGCGACCGGTGCCGGACGAACGTGCGACTCCCGCCGGAGGGGGCCGCCACGCTGGCGTCGCGGCTCCGGCGGGCGAGCGGCCGCGCCTTCTCGCGGGCGACGCCGACCCTCGACGCGACGATCGAGTCGGAGACCGGGCGGGTCAGGGTCGCCGCGGCCACGGACCCGGCCAGCGACGGACTGTCCTTCACCTTTCGGCGCGGCGACCCGGAGGCGTGGACGCTCGCCCGGCTCGTGTCTGCCGACACGCTCACGCCCGCGGCGGCCGGGCTGTTGTCGGTCGCCGTCGAGCGCGGCGTGACAGGCCTGATCGCCGGCGGACGGGCGGCCGGGAAGACGACCGCGCTCGGGTCGCTGCTGTGGGAGCTCCCCGCGGAGACGCGGGCGATCGCGATCGAGGACACGCCGGAACTCCCCGTCGGGGCGCTCGCCGACGGGGGGCGGGACGTCCAGCGCCTCCGCGTCGGGGACGGCGCGGAGCTCGCTCCGGCGGACGCGGTTCGGACGGCGCTCCGCATGGGCGGCGGCGCGATCGCCGTCGGCGAGGTCCGCGGCGAGGAGGCGCGGGCGCTGTACGAGGCGATGCGCGTGGGTGCCGCCGGGGAGACGGTGCTCGGAACGATCCACGGCGAGGACCCGGAAGCGGTCGAGGAGCGCGTCGTCACCGACCTCGGCGTCGCCCGCTCGTCGTTCGCCGCGACCGACCTGATCGCCGTCCTCGACTCCCACCGCGTCGAGTCGATCGTCGAGGTCGGCGACCGCGACGGCGGCGTGAGCTTCGACCCGCTGTTCGAGCGGACCGATCGAGGACTCGTCGGGACCGGGCGGATCGACCGCGGCGAAAGCCGGCTGATAGACGGGCTGGCCGGATCGGACGAGTCGTACGCGTCGGTTCTGGAGGCCGTCGACCGCCGGACGGACCGGATTCGCGAGGCGGTTCGAGCGGGGCGAACCGCGCCGAGGCGATACGCCCGTGACGACGCGGTCGACGGCGCGACCGGGAGGCCCTACGGAGGGGACGAATGA
- a CDS encoding BGTF surface domain-containing protein produces the protein MSSEPSDGGGAADEVGPLGRIEAKALPVGAALLAAAVAVAGLSLVGAGAVAADGSAELETGIATVSENGTAQIDVRTDGADPFEIAIGDEEAAGYVLRATVTPSDGGVTTLVFDHGETGGGGTPLAAEGEAEVDVDRETALGEPIDPAEYDVELFADGDDEVTDIGTLVVDVGNETDDGGEEAESDADGESGDGTESERSAEPRTVTDSDVEAADVVVEPAEAEVSVPVSLGDGETVDLRLRSAGNASTPFVMTEETTVEGGSANATFDLSRATHGDRATLRVMDEEADRLNEFDVLVVDEGVGVERSGDASGVESPGFGVVAAGLALLLASFVARRRT, from the coding sequence ATGTCGTCAGAGCCCTCCGACGGAGGCGGCGCGGCCGACGAGGTCGGGCCGCTCGGACGCATCGAGGCGAAGGCACTCCCGGTCGGCGCGGCGCTCCTCGCGGCCGCGGTGGCGGTCGCCGGACTGTCGCTCGTCGGGGCCGGAGCGGTCGCCGCCGACGGGTCCGCCGAGTTGGAGACGGGTATCGCCACCGTGAGCGAGAACGGGACCGCCCAGATCGACGTTCGGACCGACGGTGCCGACCCGTTCGAGATCGCGATCGGCGACGAGGAGGCGGCCGGATACGTCCTCCGCGCGACGGTGACGCCGAGCGACGGCGGCGTCACGACGCTCGTCTTCGACCACGGCGAGACCGGCGGAGGCGGGACGCCCCTGGCCGCCGAGGGCGAAGCGGAGGTCGACGTCGACCGCGAGACGGCCCTCGGCGAACCGATCGATCCTGCCGAATACGACGTCGAACTGTTCGCCGACGGTGACGACGAAGTCACCGACATCGGAACGCTCGTCGTCGACGTCGGTAATGAGACCGACGACGGCGGCGAAGAGGCCGAAAGCGACGCGGACGGGGAGAGCGGCGACGGCACCGAGAGCGAGCGGTCGGCCGAGCCGAGGACCGTCACCGACTCCGACGTCGAGGCGGCCGACGTCGTCGTCGAACCGGCCGAGGCCGAGGTCTCCGTTCCGGTGTCCCTCGGCGACGGCGAGACCGTCGATCTGCGGCTCCGATCGGCCGGGAACGCGAGCACTCCCTTCGTTATGACCGAGGAGACGACCGTCGAGGGCGGGTCGGCGAATGCGACGTTCGACCTGAGCCGAGCGACGCACGGCGACCGCGCGACGCTCCGCGTCATGGACGAGGAAGCCGACCGACTGAACGAGTTCGACGTGCTGGTGGTCGACGAGGGGGTCGGCGTCGAGCGGAGCGGCGACGCCTCGGGGGTCGAGTCCCCCGGATTCGGTGTCGTCGCAGCCGGCCTCGCGCTCCTGCTCGCCTCGTTCGTCGCCCGGCGGCGGACCTGA
- a CDS encoding DUF7283 family protein, producing MFETHLDATYAWLGLAVVSVATAGVAAAFPASPPPDAGGVARTVDSVADGEYPATAEHGIAADRLRLTDDSVSLGDDRGTARATLDAPRITPVVRPGATANATTDARLRRVLDGVPPDAAFDDPAAFAAAAERARATDPGWVPAPDRITVRRVHYGEVRVTLVG from the coding sequence ATGTTCGAGACGCACCTCGACGCCACGTACGCGTGGCTCGGCCTGGCCGTCGTGAGCGTCGCGACCGCCGGTGTGGCCGCGGCGTTCCCCGCCTCGCCGCCGCCCGACGCCGGCGGCGTCGCGCGCACGGTCGACTCGGTGGCCGACGGAGAGTACCCCGCGACGGCCGAGCACGGGATCGCGGCAGACCGGCTCCGGCTCACGGACGACTCCGTCTCGCTCGGCGACGACCGAGGAACGGCGCGGGCGACGCTCGACGCCCCGCGGATCACGCCGGTGGTACGGCCGGGAGCGACCGCGAACGCGACGACGGACGCGCGACTCCGTCGCGTGCTCGACGGCGTTCCCCCCGACGCCGCGTTCGACGATCCGGCGGCGTTCGCGGCGGCGGCCGAACGCGCGCGAGCGACCGACCCGGGATGGGTCCCGGCTCCGGACCGGATCACGGTCCGACGGGTCCACTACGGTGAGGTCCGCGTCACGCTCGTCGGGTGA
- a CDS encoding riboflavin synthase, with amino-acid sequence MFTGIVEGTGAVRARNETDDGLRLRVGVDGVEGFDDLRHGQSISVSGVCLTVEEFGVGDGAPGDDDPTSGGESGWFEVFLASETVAKTYLGDVREGDAVNVERAMPADGRFDGHVVQGHVDTVAEVTGIERVGEDWRFTFAIPEGHGDYLVDKGSVTLDGISLTVAEKRDGEFDVAVIPTTYGLTTLSEKSVGDPVHLEVDVIAKYVENMVGADD; translated from the coding sequence ATGTTCACCGGCATCGTCGAGGGCACCGGCGCGGTCCGCGCGCGGAACGAGACCGACGACGGCCTCCGGCTTCGGGTCGGGGTCGACGGCGTCGAGGGGTTCGACGACCTCCGCCACGGCCAGTCGATAAGCGTGAGCGGCGTCTGTCTGACCGTCGAGGAGTTCGGCGTCGGCGACGGCGCGCCCGGCGACGACGACCCGACCAGCGGCGGGGAATCCGGCTGGTTCGAGGTGTTCCTCGCGAGCGAGACGGTCGCGAAGACGTACCTCGGCGACGTGCGCGAGGGCGACGCGGTCAACGTCGAGCGCGCGATGCCCGCCGACGGCCGGTTCGACGGCCACGTCGTTCAGGGCCACGTCGACACCGTCGCGGAGGTGACGGGGATCGAGCGCGTCGGCGAGGACTGGCGGTTCACGTTCGCGATCCCCGAGGGGCACGGCGACTACCTCGTCGACAAGGGGTCGGTAACGCTCGACGGGATCTCGCTGACCGTCGCCGAGAAGCGCGACGGCGAGTTCGACGTCGCGGTCATCCCGACGACGTACGGGCTGACGACGCTCTCCGAGAAATCGGTCGGGGACCCGGTCCACCTCGAAGTGGACGTGATCGCGAAGTACGTCGAGAACATGGTCGGCGCGGACGACTGA
- a CDS encoding DUF7310 family coiled-coil domain-containing protein, protein MTDHAGDAASPTAGTESASAGASAPDDRIESRLRAVERAVTGNDARPADVADGATATAERERLESRLDDLEERVAELEAATQAVRGYVGSVRAVNREVERRADLALSRATAAERGDDADGAVPSESALDAALPDDRPSSGDRGNGDDGAGRSDGRDSRGGSGGDGGGDGGAWAEDALSRLRESL, encoded by the coding sequence ATGACGGATCACGCAGGGGACGCCGCCTCCCCCACGGCGGGAACGGAATCGGCTTCGGCGGGAGCGAGCGCCCCGGACGATCGGATCGAGTCCCGGCTCCGCGCCGTCGAGCGCGCGGTGACCGGGAACGACGCGCGCCCGGCAGATGTCGCCGACGGCGCGACGGCGACCGCCGAGCGCGAGCGCCTCGAATCGCGGCTCGACGACCTCGAGGAGCGCGTCGCGGAGCTGGAGGCGGCGACGCAGGCGGTCCGCGGGTACGTCGGGTCGGTCAGGGCCGTCAACCGCGAGGTGGAGCGCCGGGCCGACCTCGCGCTGTCGCGGGCGACGGCGGCGGAACGCGGGGACGACGCGGACGGGGCCGTGCCCTCCGAGAGCGCGCTGGACGCCGCGCTCCCGGACGACCGCCCCTCGTCGGGAGACCGGGGCAACGGCGACGACGGAGCCGGCCGCAGCGACGGGCGAGACAGCCGCGGCGGAAGCGGGGGCGACGGCGGCGGGGACGGCGGCGCGTGGGCGGAGGACGCGCTGAGCCGACTCCGGGAGTCGCTGTGA
- a CDS encoding tubulin/FtsZ family protein yields MKAVLLGVGQAGGKLTTALAEFDADAGYGAVLDALAVNTAAADLDPLPLETVLVGQSRVNGHGVGGDNELGAEVMDEDAVEVLDALAPKVTAEAEAVFVAAGLGGGTGSGGAPVLVRELNRVYDVPVYAIGILPGRDEGTMYQVNAGRSLKTLVREADATILLDNDAWRSAGESVEGGYEAINASMAKRIGLLLAAGEAVEGVAESVVDTSEVINTLRAGGMAAVGFASAPAAEDPQENVTTVTSAVRSAVMTGLSLPSATDADAALVAVAGDPDRISRKGAEKARKWLQEETGSMQVRGGDFPLDSDRIAALVLLAGVERSQRVEAFLERARQAVRDEREEKPDPAAAFENDEIDDLL; encoded by the coding sequence ATGAAAGCAGTCCTCCTCGGCGTCGGACAGGCGGGTGGCAAACTTACGACCGCCCTCGCCGAGTTCGACGCCGACGCCGGCTACGGCGCGGTCCTCGACGCGCTCGCCGTCAACACCGCTGCCGCCGACCTCGATCCCCTCCCGCTCGAAACGGTCCTCGTCGGCCAGTCGCGCGTCAACGGCCACGGCGTCGGCGGCGACAACGAACTCGGCGCGGAGGTGATGGATGAGGACGCCGTCGAGGTGCTCGACGCGCTCGCGCCGAAGGTCACCGCGGAGGCGGAGGCCGTGTTCGTCGCCGCCGGCCTCGGTGGCGGGACGGGGTCGGGCGGCGCGCCGGTCCTCGTCCGGGAGCTGAACCGGGTGTACGACGTCCCCGTCTACGCGATCGGAATCCTCCCGGGCCGCGACGAGGGGACGATGTACCAGGTGAACGCCGGGCGGTCGCTGAAGACGCTGGTCCGCGAGGCGGACGCGACGATCCTGCTCGACAACGACGCGTGGCGGTCTGCTGGCGAGTCCGTCGAGGGCGGCTACGAGGCGATCAACGCCTCGATGGCGAAGCGGATCGGGCTCCTCCTCGCCGCCGGCGAGGCGGTCGAGGGGGTCGCGGAGTCCGTCGTCGACACCAGCGAGGTGATAAACACCCTCCGCGCGGGCGGGATGGCGGCGGTCGGCTTCGCGTCCGCGCCCGCGGCCGAGGACCCGCAGGAGAACGTCACCACCGTGACGAGCGCGGTGCGCAGCGCGGTGATGACCGGACTCTCCCTGCCGAGCGCAACCGACGCCGACGCCGCGCTCGTCGCGGTCGCCGGCGACCCGGACCGTATCTCGCGGAAGGGCGCGGAGAAGGCCCGCAAGTGGCTCCAAGAGGAGACCGGGTCGATGCAGGTACGGGGCGGCGACTTCCCGCTCGACTCCGACCGGATCGCGGCCCTCGTCCTCCTCGCTGGCGTCGAGCGGTCTCAGCGCGTCGAGGCGTTCTTAGAGCGCGCCCGGCAGGCGGTCCGCGACGAGCGCGAGGAGAAGCCGGACCCCGCGGCCGCGTTCGAGAACGACGAGATAGACGACCTGCTGTGA